The DNA segment TACGAGGAGGGCGGACAATTGACCGAGCAGGTGCGCCGCAAGCCATACTCGGTCGTGTTGTTTGACGAAGTGGAAAAGGCGCATCCCGACGTAATGAACATGCTGTTGCAGATTCTGGAGGAGGGGAAACTGACCGACAGCGTTGGCCGGGTGGTGGATTTTCGCAACACGATCGTGTTGCTGACCTCCAACGTTGGCGCGGAAACCATCCGCAAACAGACCACCATCGGCTTTACGGCGGCCAGTGAGGAGAACAGCTACGAGAGGATGAAGGAAAAGATTCTGGATGAGGCCAAGAAGGCGTTTCGCCCGGAGTTCCTGAACCGGCTGGACGATGTGATTGTGTTCCGCGCGCTCAACAGGCCGGATTTGATCCAGATTCTTGACCTCGAAGTGAAGAAAGTCATGGAGCGGTTGAAGGGAAAGAAAATCCAGTTGCAGCTCGACGACAAGGCGAACGATTTGCTGGTCGAGAAAGGCTACGACCCGATTTACGGCGCGCGCCCGATGCGCCGCGCGGTCGAGCGCTATCTTGAAGACCCATTGGCGGAGGAAATCCTCAAAGGCCATCTGCACGAGAACGACCCGATCCACGTCACCGTCGAAGGCGACAAGCTGGTTTTCAAACAAACCGCCGCCGCGGAAGGCGCGCTTTCGAGCTAATTCTGTCCCGATTTCATTGCAACGTCGCCGGTTCGCGGCGACGTTTTTGTTTCATAGGGCTGGCCAAGGAGGCGCGCGGTTGTTAAAACACGAATTGCATGACCGGTTTTGTGGGCAATCGGGTTTTGGCCTGGCTGGAAGGCTTGGGGCGCATTGCCCTGCTTGGAGCGGAAGCCTTACGGTCCCTGTTTTCGCGCCACGCGGACTGGCGCGGCCTGACTTATCAGCTTTACTTCGTCGGGGTCAAATCCCAATCCGTTGTCCTGGTGACCGGTGCATTCACCGGGATGGTGCTGTGCGCGCAAACTTATTTTCAGTTTCACAAGGTGAAAATGGACACGGCGACGCTCGCGGTCGTCAGCGTCGCGATGGGCAGTGAACTGGGGCCGGTGCTGACGGCGCTCATGGTGGCAGGCCGTGTGGGCGCAGCGATGGCCGCAGAACTGGGTACGATGCGCGTGACGGAGCAGATCGACGCGTTGCGGACCCTGGCGACGCATCCCGTGGATTACCTTGTGGTGCCCCGGCTTTCGGCGACAATTATCGCGCTGCCGTTGCTGACGGCGGAGTCTATCGCCGTCGGCATCTGCGCAGCCTATCTCGTGGGTACAGCGTTGCTCGGGATTGACCAGGCGTATGCCTGGCACAACATGCTCAAATACACACAGCCCCAGCACATCCTGATGGGCACGATCAAGGCGGTCATTTTTGCGGCTGTGCTCGCGTTGATCAGCTGCTACAAGGGAATGAACTGCCGCGAAGGGGCCGAGGGTGTCGGCCGGGCAACGACTGAAGCGGTGGTCTATTCTTCCATCACGATTCTGATCAGCAATTTCTTTCTGACGCTGGTCCTGACCCGGTTGCTGGGGGCGTGATGATCGAGGCCCGGCAGCTGAAGAAAAGTTTCGGGCCTCAGCGAGTCCTGGCCGGCGTGGATTTTCGAGTCGAGAAAGGCGAGTCGGTGGTGATCATTGGGCGCAGCGGCGGCGGCAAAAGCATTTTGTTGAAATGCCTGATCGGGCTGCTCGCTCCGGATGATGGTGAAGTGGTCATTGACGGGGAAAGCATTGGACGGATGAACGAGCGCCAGTTGCTGCGAGTGCGGCAGAAATTCGGCATGTTGTTTCAAGGCGCGGCATTGTTCGACTCAATGACTGTGGCCGAAAACGTGGCCTTCGTGCTGAGGCGGGAAGGTCAATTGACGGAAGGCGAGATCGGCAAAAAAGTGGATCAGACATTGGAAATGGTGGATCTGGGCGGAACCCAGGACAAGAAGCCTGCGGAGTTGTCCGGAGGCATGCGCAAACGTGCCGGTCTGGCGCGTGCCATCATTTATCAACCTCAGATCTTGCTCTATGACGAGCCCACCACCGGCCTGGATCCGATCGTTTCCGACAGCATCGACCAGCTGATCGTGCGGGTGCGCGAGCGGCTGGAGGCCACGACGGTGGCGGTCACCCACGACATGCGCAGCGCGCGGCGGATAGGCCAGCGCGTCCTGATGCTACACGAGGGTCGCATTCATTTCGGCGGCGCGCCGGACGAAGTCTTTCAGTCAAAGGATCCGGTTGTGCATCGTTTTGTGAATGGTATTTCCGACGCGAAGGAATCGAGTTTTTGATATGAACCAGAAACGATTGGAATGGAAGGTTGGCGCGTTTGTGGTTGTCTGTCTTGCGGTGCTCTGCCTGCTGGCGTTGAATTTCAGCAAAGGGCTGACGTTTTTCACGACGACGTACACGCTTCGTCTCCGGACAACAAACGTGGGCGGCATCAAAAAGGAAGCCTCGGTTCTGATGGCCGGAGTGCCGGTCGGAAACGTGACCGGCGCTGAGTTGTCGCCCGAGGGCACAAATGTCATCGTGTATTTGAAAATACTCGATCGCTACCGGATTCACGGAGATGCGGTGTTCACGATTGATTCGATGGGGTTTCTGGGCGATCAGTATGTCGCCATAATACCCGGCAGAAACGAGAAACCTGTTTTGAAGGACGGCGACGAGGTCATCTGCCGTGAGCCGTTCAACTTCCAGGAAGTGGCCCGGTCGGCGCTGGGGTTTATTCAGAGGATCGATGACACGGCAAAAAAACTGGACAGCGCGCTAACCCGGGTGGAGCAGCGCGTTCTGAACGAGGAAACACTGACCAACCTGTCCGCGACGATCGGGAATTTCCGCCTCGTTTCAGAACGGGCGCTGGCAACGGTGGACAACATTGACCACCTGATGCAATCGAACGGTCCGCCCGTGAGCGTGACCACCAGCAATCTTGCGTTGTTTTCGCGTCAGCTCAACGAACTGGCGACGAACCTGCAGGATGTACTGACAACCAACAAGGTGGACTTGGCGGGAGCGGTAAAAAACATTGAATCATCCAGCGAGATGATGAAGAGTCTGCTGTCAGACCTGCAGGCTGGAAAAGGGCTGGCGGGAAGTCTGTTGAAAGACGAGCATTTGTCGGTCGGCGTATCGCAGTTGGTCAGCAATCTGACCATGTTGAGCAGCAATCTGAACCGCCATGGTCTGTTGTGGAAACCGAGAACCACCGACGTGAAAACACCATCATCGCTTTATCCGGGTCGCGATCCGCGCCGGTAGCATCATGTCCCTCTGGATCCTTCGCATTTTTTTTCTCGGTCTCTGCACTCTGGGTGGCTACGCCGTCAGCCAGGTGCGGCCGGAGCTGATTAATGACGGTCTCTGGGGCGGCGTCGCCGGTTTCGGTTTTGGC comes from the Candidatus Angelobacter sp. genome and includes:
- a CDS encoding AAA family ATPase produces the protein YEEGGQLTEQVRRKPYSVVLFDEVEKAHPDVMNMLLQILEEGKLTDSVGRVVDFRNTIVLLTSNVGAETIRKQTTIGFTAASEENSYERMKEKILDEAKKAFRPEFLNRLDDVIVFRALNRPDLIQILDLEVKKVMERLKGKKIQLQLDDKANDLLVEKGYDPIYGARPMRRAVERYLEDPLAEEILKGHLHENDPIHVTVEGDKLVFKQTAAAEGALSS
- a CDS encoding ABC transporter permease codes for the protein MTGFVGNRVLAWLEGLGRIALLGAEALRSLFSRHADWRGLTYQLYFVGVKSQSVVLVTGAFTGMVLCAQTYFQFHKVKMDTATLAVVSVAMGSELGPVLTALMVAGRVGAAMAAELGTMRVTEQIDALRTLATHPVDYLVVPRLSATIIALPLLTAESIAVGICAAYLVGTALLGIDQAYAWHNMLKYTQPQHILMGTIKAVIFAAVLALISCYKGMNCREGAEGVGRATTEAVVYSSITILISNFFLTLVLTRLLGA
- a CDS encoding ATP-binding cassette domain-containing protein, giving the protein MIEARQLKKSFGPQRVLAGVDFRVEKGESVVIIGRSGGGKSILLKCLIGLLAPDDGEVVIDGESIGRMNERQLLRVRQKFGMLFQGAALFDSMTVAENVAFVLRREGQLTEGEIGKKVDQTLEMVDLGGTQDKKPAELSGGMRKRAGLARAIIYQPQILLYDEPTTGLDPIVSDSIDQLIVRVRERLEATTVAVTHDMRSARRIGQRVLMLHEGRIHFGGAPDEVFQSKDPVVHRFVNGISDAKESSF
- a CDS encoding MlaD family protein, which encodes MNQKRLEWKVGAFVVVCLAVLCLLALNFSKGLTFFTTTYTLRLRTTNVGGIKKEASVLMAGVPVGNVTGAELSPEGTNVIVYLKILDRYRIHGDAVFTIDSMGFLGDQYVAIIPGRNEKPVLKDGDEVICREPFNFQEVARSALGFIQRIDDTAKKLDSALTRVEQRVLNEETLTNLSATIGNFRLVSERALATVDNIDHLMQSNGPPVSVTTSNLALFSRQLNELATNLQDVLTTNKVDLAGAVKNIESSSEMMKSLLSDLQAGKGLAGSLLKDEHLSVGVSQLVSNLTMLSSNLNRHGLLWKPRTTDVKTPSSLYPGRDPRR